A region of Micropterus dolomieu isolate WLL.071019.BEF.003 ecotype Adirondacks linkage group LG01, ASM2129224v1, whole genome shotgun sequence DNA encodes the following proteins:
- the pck2 gene encoding phosphoenolpyruvate carboxykinase [GTP], mitochondrial produces MSCLLLGVIRRRGGVGASVGVRSLATIPSLPPAVADFVKRAADECKPTGVHVVTGTPEETANILAGLEKEGMVKKLPKYENCWLARTDPKDVARVESKTVIVTKNQRDTVPIPSGGAKSQLGSWMSESDWQKAREERFPGCMAGRTMYVIPFSMGPVGSTLSKYGVQVTDSPYVVASMGIMTRMGTPVLKKLAEGVDFVRCQHSLGRPLPLKAPLVNSWPCNPEKVLISHLPDIRQIMSFGSGYGGNSLLGKKCFALRIASRIAKDEGWLAEHMLILGITNPQGLKRYVAAAFPSACGKTNLAMMKPTLPGWKVECVGDDIAWMKFDSQGKLRAINPENGFFGVAPGTSDKTNPYAMATIAKNTVFTNVGETSDGGVWWEGLDPPAAGVTLTDWHGKTWKQGSSTPCAHPNSRFCAPAAQCPIIDPQWESEEGVPIDAIIFGGRRPEGVPLVYESFNWKHGVFVGAAMRSEATAAAEHKGEAADGRLGSAGAGQVHPATC; encoded by the exons GCGGGGTGGTGTTGGGGCGAGTGTCGGGGTTCGGTCCCTGGCCACCATCCCCTCGCTGCCCCCGGCCGTCGCTGACTTTGTGAAGAGAGCGGCGGATGAGTGTAAACCCACCGGTGTGCATGTGGTGACAGGGACGCCGGAGGAAACGGCCAACATTCTGGCAGGACTGGAGAAAGAAGGGATGGTTAAGAAGCTTCCCAAATATGAGAACTG CTGGTTGGCTCGTACAGACCCAAAGGACGTGGCTCGAGTAGAAAGCAAGACTGTGATTGTGACCAAGAACCAGAGGGACACCGTGCCCATCCCCTCTGGAGGGGCGAAGAGCCAGCTGGGCAGCTGGATGAGCGAGTCTGACTGGCAGAAAGCCAGAGAGGAGCGTTTCCCCGGCTGCATGGCAG GTCGAACCATGTATGTGATTCCCTTCAGTATGGGTCCTGTAGGCTCGACTCTGAGTAAATATGGTGTCCAG gTGACAGACTCTCCATACGTTGTGGCCAGCATGGGGATCATGACACGCATGGGCACTCCCGTCCTGAAGAAACTGGCTGAAGGAGTGGACTTTGTCCGCTGTCAGCACTCTTTGGGCCGACCTTTACCACTCAAAG CCCCTCTGGTCAACTCGTGGCCCTGTAACCCAGAGAAGGTGCTGATCTCTCACCTACCAGACATCAGGCAGATCATGTCCTTCGGCAGTGGCTATGGAGGAAACTCTCTCCTTGGGAAGAAGTGCTTTGCCCTCCGCATCGCCTCGCGCATCGCCAAGGACGAAGGCTGGCTGGCCGAACACATGCTG ATCCTGGGTATTACCAACCCTCAGGGGTTGAAGCGTTACGTAGCGGCGGCCTTCCCCAGTGCCTGTGGTAAAACCAACTTGGCTATGATGAAACCAACTCTGCCAGGTTGGAAGGTTGAGTGTGTGGGCGACGACATTGCGTGGATGAAGTTTGACAGCCAAG GTAAACTGAGAGCCATCAACCCAGAGAACGGTTTCTTCGGCGTGGCTCCCGGCACCTCAGACAAGACCAACCCCTACGCCATGGCCACCATTGCCAAAAACACAGTGTTCACCAACGTTGGCGAGACCAGCGATGGAGGAGTGTGGTGGGAGGGCCTTGACCCCCCTGCAGCCGGGGTCACACTCACAGACTGGCACGGCAAAACCTGGAAGCAAG GAAGCTCGACTCCATGTGCCCACCCCAATTCCCGTTTTTGTGCCCCGGCGGCTCAGTGTCCGATCATTGACCCCCAGTGGGAGAGTGAGGAGGGCGTCCCCATCGACGCCATTATCTTCGGTGGCAGGAGGCCGGAAG GAGTCCCTCTGGTCTACGAGTCTTTCAACTGGAAACACGGAGTCTTTGTTGGAGCCGCCATGAGGTCTGAGGCCACAGCAGCTGCTGAGCATAAAG